Proteins from one Triticum aestivum cultivar Chinese Spring chromosome 7A, IWGSC CS RefSeq v2.1, whole genome shotgun sequence genomic window:
- the LOC123148833 gene encoding pentatricopeptide repeat-containing protein At5g65560: MRRLPPLSQRAAAAAASAPASPSPSTSTPDLVAELGRVLSTRRWNKGRAYKRLAPSVTPALVADLFRAPSAAPDPATALAFFDWVARRQGFRHTAASHAALLHLLSRWRSPARYEPLVFSMFGCSRTAEDARASADALRAICRTGAARHALSPACYNFALRSLARFDMTEEMERVYSQLVGDGLLPDTKTYNAMIKSYCKEGDLPKAHRYFKLLLECGLEPDTFTCNALVLGYCRAGNIRRACWLLLMMPLIGCQRNEYSYTILIQGLCEARRVREALVLFLMMRGDGCSPNSHTYKFLISGLCKEGRVADARMLLDEMSRGGVAPSVITYNAMIVGYCKAGRMQDALGIKELMEGNGCRPDDWTYGTLIHGLCDGKMDEAEQLLDSAVKGGFTPTVVTFTNLIDGYCKAERIDDALRVKNNMMLSKCKLDIHVYGKLINSLIKKDRSKEAKELLAEISATGLVPNVFTYTSVIDGFCKIGKVDFALEVLKMMERDDCQPNAWTYNSLMYGLIQDKKLHNAMALITKMQKDGITPDVITYTTLVQGQCNQHEFDNAFRLLEMMEQNGLTPDDQLHAVLTGALCKAGRAEEAYSFLVRKGVALTKILYTILIDGFSKAGKSDIAATLIDSMIGEGCTPDSYTYSVLLHALCKQKKLQEALPILDQMTQRGIKCTIFAYTTLINEMLREGKHDHAKRMYDEMVSSGHKPSATTYTVFINSYCKEGRVEEAENLIVEMEREGVARDAVTYNTFIDGCGNMGYIDRAFHTLKRMMDASCEPDYASYCILLKHLLKENFNFHYVDTSGMWNFIELDTVWQFLERMSKHGLNPTITTYSSLIAGFCKANRIEEACVLFDHMCCKDIPPNEEIYKLLIKCCCDTKSFEKASSFVHNMIQHRFQPHLESYQLLILGFCNEGEFEKAKSLFCDLLELGYNHDEVAWKILNDGLLKGGYVDICSQMLSTMENKHCSISSQTHAMVTNGLHEASGSLVGELQGEAL; encoded by the coding sequence ATGCGCCGCCTCCCGCCCCTCTCCCagcgcgccgccgcggccgccgcatcCGCGCCCgcatccccatccccatccaccTCCACCCCCGACCTCGTCGCGGAGCTCGGCCGCGTCCTCTCCACGCGCCGCTGGAACAAGGGCCGGGCCTACAAGCGCCTGGCCCCCTCCGTGACCCCGGCCCTCGTCGCCGACCTCTTCCGCGCCCCCTCGGCCGCCCCCGACCCGGCCACGGCGCTCGCCTTCTTCGACTGGGTCGCGCGCCGCCAGGGCTTCCGCCACACGGCCGCCTCCCACGCCGCGCTCCTCCACCTCCTCTCGCGCTGGCGCTCCCCCGCGCGCTACGAGCCGCTCGTCTTCTCCATGTTCGGCTGCTCGCGGACCGCCGAGGACGCGCGCGCCTCCGCCGACGCCCTGCGGGCAATCTGCCGAACGGGTGCCGCGCGCCACGCGCTGTCCCCGGCCTGCTACAACTTCGCGCTCAGGTCGCTCGCCCGCTTCGACATGACGGAGGAGATGGAGCGGGTCTACTCGCAGCTCGTCGGGGACGGCCTGCTGCCGGACACCAAGACGTACAACGCCATGATTAAGTCCTACTGCAAGGAGGGCGACCTCCCCAAGGCGCACCGGTACTTCAAGCTGCTGCTGGAGTGTGGGCTGGAGCCGGACACGTTCACGTGTAACGCGCTGGTGCTGGGTTACTGCCGGGCGGGCAACATCAGACGGGCCTGCTGGCTGTTGCTGATGATGCCGCTGATCGGTTGCCAGAGAAATGAGTACTCCTACACCATTTTGATTCAGGGCCTGTGCGAGGCGCGGCGTGTAAGGGAGGCACTTGTCCTGTTTTTGATGATGAGGGGTGATGGGTGCTCCCCGAATTCACACACATACAAGTTCCTGATCAGCGGCCTATGTAAGGAGGGCAGGGTCGCCGACGCCAGGATGTTGCTTGATGAGATGTCTCGGGGAGGTGTTGCTCCTAGTGTTATAACATATAATGCAATGATCGTAGGGTATTGTAAGGCAGGAAGGATGCAGGATGCATTGGGGATTAAGGAGCTGATGGAAGGAAATGGGTGCCGCCCGGATGACTGGACATACGGCACTTTGATCCATGGCCTCTGTGATGGGAAGATGGATGAAGCTGAGCAATTGCTGGATAGTGCTGTTAAAGGAGGTTTTACACCTACGGTTGTCACATTCACTAACCTGATCGATGGGTACTGCAAAGCTGAAAGGATTGATGATGCACTCAGGGTGAAAAATAATATGATGCTGAGTAAGTGTAAACTTGATATACATGTTTATGGGAAGTTGATCAATAGCCTCATTAAGAAGGATAGGTCAAAAGAGGCGAAGGAGTTGTTAGCTGAAATTTCGGCAACTGGTTTGGTTCCAAATGTGTTCACCTACACATCTGTAATTGATGGCTTTTGCAAGATCGGGAAGGTTGATTTCGCACTAGAGGTCTTGAAAATGATGGAACGCGATGATTGCCAGCCAAATGCATGGACCTACAACTCTCTGATGTATGGGTTAATTCAGGATAAGAAACTTCACAACGCAATGGCGCTGATAACTAAAATGCAAAAAGATGGAATAACTCCCGATGTTATCACCTATACCACTTTGGTTCAAGGCCAGTGCAATCAGCATGAATTTGATAATGCTTTCAGGTTACTTGAAATGATGGAGCAGAATGGTCTGACACCCGATGACCAATTACACGCCGTCTTAACTGGTGCACTGTGCAAAGCTGGAAGGGCTGAAGAAGCTTATTCATTTCTTGTTAGAAAAGGAGTAGCCCTAACCAAGATACTCTATACTATTTTAATTGATGGGTTCAGCAAGGCAGGCAAAAGTGACATTGCCGCCACCCTCATAGATAGCATGATTGGTGAGGGGTGCACACCAGATTCGTACACGTATAGTGTACTGCTGCATGCTTTATGCAAACAAAAGAAGCTGCAGGAAGCTTTGCCGATACTGGATCAAATGACTCAAAGGGGAATAAAATGTACCATTTTTGCTTATACAACTCTAATCAACGAAATGCTCAGAGAAGGGAAGCATGACCATGCTAAAAGGATGTATGATGAAATGGTTTCATCAGGTCACAAGCCAAGTGCAACCACATATACTGTATTCATTAACTCATACTGCAAGGAAGGTCGAGTGGAGGAGGCTGAGAACTTAATTGTGGAAATGGAGAGAGAAGGTGTTGCCCGTGATGCAGTGACCTACAACACATTCATTGATGGCTGTGGGAATATGGGATATATTGATCGCGCATTTCATACTCTGAAGCGCATGATGGATGCATCATGTGAGCCAGATTATGCGAGCTACTGCATTCTGCTCAAGCATCTTCTAAAAGAGAATTTTAATTTCCATTATGTAGACACCTCCGGCATGTGGAACTTCATAGAGTTGGATACTGTTTGGCAGTTTCTTGAAAGGATGTCAAAACATGGTTTGAATCCCACAATAACGACATACAGTTCTCTCATTGCAGGATTCTGCAAAGCCAACCGCATTGAAGAAGCATGTGTTCTTTTTGATCATATGTGCTGTAAAGATATACCACCCAATGAAGAGATATACAAATTACTTATCAAGTGCTGTTGTGATACCAAGTCCTTTGAGAAGGCCTCTTCATTTGTGCACAACATGATACAACACAGGTTTCAGCCTCATCTTGAATCATACCAGCTTCTTATACTGGGATTTTGTAACGAGGGAGAATTTGAGAAGGCTAAATCACTGTTCTGTGACTTGCTTGAACTGGGCTATAATCATGATGAAGTTGCATGGAAAATTCTAAATGATGGTTTGCTCAAAGGTGGTTATGTTGATATATGTTCTCAGATGCTGTCTACCATGGAGAATAAACACTGTTCCATTAGTTCTCAGACACATGCTATGGTGACCAATGGCTTGCATGAGGCATCTGGCAGTCTGGTTGGTGAACTCCAAGGAGAAGCTCTTTGA
- the LOC123153612 gene encoding uncharacterized protein, with the protein MESNAVKTDDTSEEARALPLALFAMEHNSKKRLLFDVSSGNIRGITSALFPDASVEFESCGWLLMVRHKPFHFQEQVVFLVHPSTGRRIDMPVLRSPDKCYFVFYADPRRGSGAPLVVACIQIMSVVPTVHVACPGDVYWCVHKHTCQLHLSEAMCRSFHNTLIMDVALVGTQAVCAEFLGQILVFDITEMTWRAASCPEWSIQDTHYLVASIGKVVIVSCPRASAFKFLQLDMEALAWSPLHDQELEDTSWFLSKGQSIRVKEEGRRKVYTFHPRGRGNLETESSDGWTITSGPATLKTITNIYAYDLVAGTIETVIPASIVTEVSCWVRPSTFATPR; encoded by the coding sequence ATGGAATCAAATGCCGTCAAGACAGACGACACTTCTGAAGAGGCGAGGGCACTGCCATTGGCCCTCTTTGCCATGGAACACAACAGCAAGAAGCGGCTGCTGTTCGACGTTTCCAGCGGAAACATCCGGGGGATAACCAGCGCGCTATTTCCAGATGCCTCTGTCGAATTCGAGAGCTGTGGCTGGCTTCTCATGGTCCGGCACAAGCCATTCCACTTCCAAGAGCAGGTCGTCTTCCTAGTCCACCCTAGCACCGGCAGGCGGATCGACATGCCGGTGCTTCGCTCCCCCGACAAGTGCTACTTCGTTTTCTACGCTGATCCTCGTCGTGGAAGTGGAGCTCCCCTGGTCGTTGCGTGCATCCAGATCATGAGTGTCGTTCCGACTGTCCATGTCGCGTGCCCTGGAGACGTGTACTGGTGCGTCCACAAGCATACCTGCCAACTGCACCTGTCGGAAGCAATGTGCAGATCCTTCCACAACACTTTGATCATGGACGTGGCACTGGTCGGGACACAGGCCGTCTGCGCCGAGTTTCTCGGCCAGATCCTGGTCTTCGACATCACAGAAATGACCTGGAGGGCGGCCTCTTGTCCAGAGTGGAGCATACAAGACACCCACTACCTTGTTGCGTCCATTGGGAAAGTTGTGATTGTATCGTGTCCCCGTGCGAGTGCTTTCAAGTTCTTACAGCTGGACATGGAAGCGCTGGCGTGGTCGCCCCTCCATGACCAGGAGCTTGAGGACACCAGCTGGTTTCTTTCCAAGGGCCAGTCCATCCGTGTGAAGGAGGAAGGCAGGAGGAAAGTCTACACTTTCCATCCAAGAGGACGTGGTAACTTGGAGACAGAGAGCTCGGATGGATGGACAATAACATCAGGGCCTGCCACATTGAAGACCATCACGAATATTTATGCATATGATTTAGTTGCTGGGACTATCGAAACGGTTATACCAGCGTCGATCGTCACGGAAGTGAGCTGCTGGGTTCGGCCTAGTACATTCGCTACTCCAAGATAA
- the LOC123154064 gene encoding F-box/LRR-repeat protein 14 gives MEDLPEALLTEILKRITRTSDLNSLSLVSKQLYKIEGNQRGAIHVGAGLCTATKALTSLCVRFPNLQKVEIDYSGCIPGHGKQLDNKGLFVFSSHCSSLIDLTLSFCSCIDDSGLGCLTYCKTLVSLRLNSVPKITSSGLFSVAVGCTSLSALHLIDCEKITSVEWLEYLGRDGSLEELVVKNCRGINHYDFLKFGSGWMKLQKFEFEMKRHDRLPGDVVYDSSYDAHRMDIYDFCCESLKVLRLAHIRTWPELGLRVVLGKCKALEKLCLEYVHALNDNDMIALSRSCSNLKSIKLWLNLQRYSIDVSHWETRTPFTDNSLYALALNCPMLQVVDLSFIPCSPDWPSEIGFTQQGFLALIQSCPIRVLVLNTANFFDDEGMKALSSSPHLETLELIACFAVTDAGMRFIAHTPCLSHLTLRVCHKVTDVGLAELGCARKLESLVIEYCGEISLQAAQGVAKSVHYSSKFPDSLMY, from the coding sequence ATGGAGGACCTACCGGAGGCTCTGCTGACAGAGATTCTCAAGAGGATCACCAGGACAAGTGATCTGAATTCTCTTTCCCTTGTGTCAAAGCAGCTCTACAAGATAGAGGGGAATCAAAGGGGTGCTATCCATGTTGGTGCCGGTCTTTGCACTGCTACAAAAGCACTGACATCATTGTGCGTCCGGTTCCCAAATTTGCAGAAAGTGGAAATCGATTACTCTGGTTGTATACCTGGACATGGAAAGCAGTTGGACAACAAAGGCCTTTTTGTGTTTTCATCTCACTGTTCCTCGCTGATTGACCTCACTTTAAGCTTCTGCTCATGCATTGATGACTCTGGGCTTGGTTGTTTAACTTATTGCAAGACATTGGTGTCTCTCAGGCTGAACTCCGTACCAAAAATAACTTCAAGTGGGCTTTTCTCGGTTGCAGTTGGTTGCACAAGTCTATCTGCTCTCCACCTTATTGATTGCGAAAAAATCACAAGTGTAGAATGGCTGGAATACCTTGGTAGGGATGGATCGTTGGAAGAGCTTGTAGTGAAGAATTGCAGAGGAATCAATCATTATGACTTCCTTAAGTTTGGTTCAGGATGGATGAAGCTCCAGAAGTTTGAGTTTGAAATGAAAAGACATGATCGTCTTCCAGGTGATGTGGTCTATGACTCCTCATACGATGCTCACAGAATGGATATATATGATTTCTGCTGTGAGAGTTTGAAGGTTTTAAGGTTGGCGCATATTAGAACTTGGCCAGAACTAGGACTTCGTGTTGTCCTAGGGAAGTGTAAAGCATTGGAGAAGCTTTGCCTTGAGTATGTTCATGCCCTAAATGACAATGACATGATTGCATTATCTCGGAGTTGCAGCAACCTTAAAAGCATCAAACTTTGGCTCAACCTGCAGCGCTACTCTATTGATGTCAGCCATTGGGAAACCAGGACGCCATTTACTGATAACAGCCTTTACGCTCTAGCCCTCAATTGTCCCATGCTTCAGGTCGTAGACCTCAGCTTTATACCATGTTCCCCTGACTGGCCATCAGAAATTGGATTCACACAGCAGGGTTTTCTGGCACTCATTCAGTCCTGCCCAATTCGTGTTCTCGTGCTAAACACCGCCAACTTCTTTGATGATGAGGGGATGAAGGCCCTCTCATCCTCACCACATCTGGAGACACTCGAGCTTATAGCGTGTTTTGCAGTAACTGATGCTGGGATGCGCTTCATTGCGCACACCCCATGCTTGAGTCATCTCACACTTCGGGTGTGTCATAAGGTTACTGATGTTGGATTGGCTGAACTGGGATGTGCACGTAAGTTAGAGTCTTTGGTCATTGAGTATTGTGGTGAGATCTCTCTGCAAGCTGCGCAGGGTGTTGCCAAGTCAGTTCACTACTCCAGCAAGTTTCCAGATTCCCTTATGTATTGA